One Weissella ceti DNA window includes the following coding sequences:
- a CDS encoding YoaK family protein, protein MKKQELFNMIMVTMFAGIIDANIFNHNQAMSSPQTGNLVQLGSGIAHGSIETIINSGMILLSFIIGVFIMQKLKNHEAKLYIGLNVLALLVMQANMGNAVMIVACSVLLGAQLEMYRKVWGVAVNSTIMTGNLRKAVEPFSGQAPYNKFNAYLPLIVIISFLLGAIIGSIEIIVLNLSIVSYSILVNIVIQIITMRKVKGQ, encoded by the coding sequence ATGAAGAAACAAGAATTGTTTAACATGATTATGGTTACGATGTTTGCAGGGATTATAGATGCAAATATTTTTAACCATAATCAGGCGATGAGTTCACCGCAAACAGGGAATTTAGTTCAATTGGGATCAGGAATTGCCCATGGGTCCATTGAGACCATCATAAATAGCGGCATGATTTTATTATCATTTATTATTGGTGTTTTTATCATGCAAAAGTTGAAGAATCATGAAGCTAAGCTGTATATTGGGCTTAATGTATTAGCGTTGTTGGTGATGCAAGCTAACATGGGAAATGCAGTAATGATTGTGGCATGTAGTGTCTTACTGGGAGCGCAGTTAGAGATGTACCGGAAAGTGTGGGGTGTTGCAGTAAATAGTACGATTATGACTGGTAATTTGCGAAAGGCTGTGGAACCATTTTCCGGGCAGGCGCCATACAATAAATTTAATGCTTACTTGCCTTTAATTGTCATTATCAGTTTCTTGCTAGGGGCAATTATCGGTAGTATAGAAATAATAGTATTAAATCTTAGTATTGTTAGCTACAGTATTTTAGTTAATATTGTGATTCAAATCATCACAATGAGAAAGGTGAAGGGACAGTAA
- a CDS encoding NAD(P)-dependent oxidoreductase gives MYKVVVTTELPKETMHRLTEQSFEVVYALTKDVLEKEIIDTDVIISAVNVELDTELLQRGQKLKFIANIGAGYSNISTEIVKEGNVKVANTPTHDAIQSTAELTVLLLLAVVRQLKASEQIVEQNNFEGWRVTGYLGGHQVSGKTATIIGFGRIGQTVGRLLAAFDVEVQYVDPIPAKETHAKRVDLNTGLQTADFVILNASLNEDNHHMIDADQFKLMQKHAYLVNAGRGPLIHETALVDALDKQEIAGAALDVHEFEPEFTVALENRSNVVLTPHIGNDTYEARLEMANSALNQVIHFIEGEYTSIDFV, from the coding sequence ATGTATAAAGTGGTTGTTACGACAGAACTACCCAAAGAAACGATGCATCGTTTAACAGAACAATCTTTTGAGGTTGTTTATGCTTTAACAAAAGATGTTTTAGAAAAAGAAATTATTGATACCGATGTGATTATTTCTGCTGTTAATGTTGAATTAGATACTGAACTATTGCAACGTGGTCAAAAATTGAAATTTATTGCTAATATTGGGGCAGGATATTCAAACATTAGTACTGAAATTGTTAAAGAAGGTAACGTCAAGGTCGCCAACACACCAACGCATGATGCTATTCAATCAACGGCAGAATTGACAGTCTTGCTATTGTTGGCGGTAGTTCGTCAATTAAAAGCAAGTGAGCAAATCGTTGAGCAGAATAACTTTGAAGGTTGGCGTGTGACTGGTTACTTAGGTGGACACCAAGTCAGTGGAAAAACAGCAACCATTATTGGATTTGGTCGGATTGGGCAAACAGTTGGTCGCTTACTTGCTGCCTTTGACGTTGAGGTTCAATATGTGGATCCAATCCCTGCTAAAGAAACGCATGCAAAGCGTGTAGACTTAAATACTGGCTTGCAAACAGCGGATTTTGTGATTCTAAATGCTTCATTGAATGAAGATAATCATCATATGATTGATGCAGATCAGTTCAAGTTAATGCAAAAGCATGCATATTTAGTTAATGCTGGCCGAGGACCATTAATACATGAAACCGCCCTTGTTGATGCGTTAGATAAACAAGAAATCGCGGGTGCCGCACTAGATGTACATGAATTTGAACCTGAGTTTACTGTCGCCTTAGAAAATCGTAGTAATGTTGTTTTGACTCCACATATAGGTAATGACACATATGAAGCACGACTTGAAATGGCTAATAGCGCTTTAAACCAAGTGATTCACTTTATAGAAGGTGAGTATACGTCAATTGATTTTGTCTAA
- the uhpT gene encoding hexose-6-phosphate:phosphate antiporter: MGIREFFNHQVKPNIGLTTAEERKRWLKEFLKTFFVIFIVYAGMYLIRNNFKAAGPLLIEQNGFTTTQLGVIGVAFSFTYAIGKTLLGYVVDGRNAKKIMSFLLVLAAIIVGIMGIILFETKQYSAFLIILWGLNGFFQAPGGPASYSTISRWTPNKQRGRWLGFWNVSHNLGGAVAGMLALWGATTFFDGNVAGMFIVPAVIAGAIGIFGMFFAKDDPSELGWDDAETIFEEPTAPEDAASEGMTKGEIFKKFVVRNPMVWILATANIFVYIVRIGIDNWVPVYSSQVLGFTNSQAVQTLFYFEMGAILGSVSWGLISDFLKGRRMATAMISVVLEFLAVYIYSIVQTPMALYAVLFVLGWLVFGPQLLIGVSVIGFVPKAAASVTNGIVGTFAYLFGDSLAKVGLGMIADPTGSGLTVLGRTFHGWGDTFTIFYVALLIGGILMTIVAFAEEKKIRATSLD; this comes from the coding sequence ATGGGGATTCGCGAGTTTTTTAATCATCAAGTTAAGCCAAACATTGGGTTAACTACTGCAGAAGAGCGTAAGCGTTGGCTAAAAGAATTTTTGAAGACATTCTTTGTTATCTTTATCGTTTATGCAGGAATGTACTTGATTCGAAACAACTTTAAAGCTGCGGGACCGTTGTTGATTGAACAAAATGGTTTCACGACCACTCAATTAGGGGTGATCGGTGTTGCGTTTTCATTCACTTATGCGATTGGGAAGACCCTACTAGGGTACGTAGTGGATGGACGTAATGCGAAGAAGATTATGTCATTCTTGTTGGTACTAGCGGCAATTATTGTTGGTATCATGGGAATTATCTTGTTTGAAACAAAGCAATACAGTGCTTTCCTAATTATTCTTTGGGGATTGAACGGATTCTTCCAAGCCCCAGGTGGACCAGCTTCATATTCAACGATTTCTCGTTGGACACCTAACAAGCAACGTGGTCGTTGGCTAGGATTCTGGAACGTGTCTCACAACTTGGGTGGTGCCGTCGCCGGTATGCTAGCTTTGTGGGGAGCCACAACATTCTTTGATGGAAATGTTGCTGGGATGTTCATTGTGCCCGCAGTGATTGCTGGAGCAATTGGTATCTTTGGAATGTTCTTTGCGAAGGATGACCCATCAGAATTGGGTTGGGATGATGCTGAAACAATTTTTGAAGAACCAACAGCGCCTGAAGATGCCGCATCTGAAGGAATGACAAAGGGTGAAATCTTTAAGAAGTTTGTTGTGCGAAACCCAATGGTTTGGATTCTAGCCACAGCTAATATCTTCGTCTACATTGTTCGTATCGGAATTGACAACTGGGTGCCAGTTTACTCATCACAAGTGCTTGGTTTTACAAACAGTCAAGCCGTGCAAACATTGTTCTACTTTGAAATGGGTGCGATTTTAGGTTCCGTTTCATGGGGATTGATTTCTGACTTCCTAAAGGGACGTCGTATGGCGACTGCCATGATCTCAGTTGTCTTGGAATTCTTAGCAGTCTACATCTATTCAATTGTGCAAACACCAATGGCATTGTATGCCGTATTGTTCGTACTAGGTTGGTTGGTCTTTGGTCCACAACTTTTGATTGGAGTTTCAGTTATCGGATTCGTGCCTAAGGCGGCAGCGTCAGTAACCAACGGAATTGTGGGAACATTCGCTTACTTGTTTGGAGACTCATTGGCAAAGGTTGGATTGGGAATGATCGCCGACCCAACCGGAAGTGGATTGACTGTTTTGGGACGTACATTCCACGGATGGGGTGATACCTTTACAATCTTCTATGTCGCATTGCTAATTGGTGGTATCTTGATGACCATTGTTGCGTTTGCCGAAGAAAAGAAGATTCGTGCAACGTCATTAGATTAA
- a CDS encoding AraC family transcriptional regulator, translated as MVEIYKHEELLNHERVERADFDLPMHWIHVHNNEPGWIVPDHWHEELEVSFTVNGSLKGYRINGEEFNTRPGDVLLVRPGDVHCVATQAPDPERDILTIFFDSKILLQDVPNIKQLKFYLHPNSVNKEEAKKLQTDLMAFYHAIHRDETDPTRKLELKKLMYDLLHRIVTSFGYVSEDSNLRIDSTGMSSELMQDIVQYIKEHVQEDIRVQDLADEFNISPSYLTRSFKRYLDRTPTAYIQLMKINVATQYLINTDHSVQYVADLSGFGSLRSFERAFKEQYDRTPTEYRRERKINI; from the coding sequence ATGGTAGAAATTTATAAGCATGAAGAACTTTTAAATCACGAACGTGTTGAGCGTGCAGATTTTGATTTACCTATGCATTGGATTCATGTGCATAATAACGAACCTGGCTGGATTGTGCCGGATCATTGGCACGAAGAATTAGAAGTTAGTTTTACGGTCAATGGTTCCCTAAAAGGGTACCGAATTAATGGAGAAGAATTCAATACGCGTCCAGGCGATGTCTTGCTGGTACGACCAGGTGATGTACATTGTGTGGCAACTCAAGCACCTGATCCAGAACGAGATATTTTGACGATTTTTTTTGATTCCAAAATCTTATTGCAAGATGTACCAAATATTAAGCAATTAAAATTTTATCTTCATCCTAATTCAGTCAATAAAGAAGAAGCAAAAAAATTACAAACCGATTTGATGGCCTTTTATCATGCGATTCATCGAGATGAAACCGATCCAACTCGTAAATTAGAATTGAAAAAATTAATGTATGATTTGTTGCATCGTATTGTCACATCGTTTGGCTATGTCAGTGAAGACAGTAATTTGCGAATAGATAGTACAGGAATGTCATCAGAATTAATGCAAGACATTGTGCAGTACATTAAAGAACATGTACAAGAAGATATACGCGTGCAAGACTTAGCGGATGAATTTAATATTTCACCTAGTTATTTGACGCGTAGCTTCAAACGTTATCTTGATCGGACACCGACAGCCTACATTCAATTAATGAAGATAAATGTGGCAACACAGTATCTGATTAATACGGATCATTCGGTCCAATATGTGGCGGATTTATCTGGATTTGGTAGTTTACGTAGCTTTGAAAGAGCTTTTAAAGAACAGTATGATCGTACGCCAACAGAATATCGTCGCGAGAGAAAAATCAACATATAA
- a CDS encoding MFS transporter has product MFKVAMLSIALLLQIPAVISPTLPLIGASFPEQSLAQIEMISTISNFGILLFVLLSGFVIRYLGTYKTILIGLILALVSGIVPVFSDNYTVILVSRFLLGGGIGLFNGLSYSLILRIYTGDTQKQLLGFQGAAATLGMTALTFVVGGLVGFGWHTVFWVYLIALLPLVLILIFGPQIGRLADAAEGVDEQPKVKEKTNFGVMRYGIQAFIVFTFFAATQLKITSVLTDTGSGDAAVAASLLGIATLVGILVSIAYGSIYKLFKRYTMTAGLIGMGIGLVLISVGTSLPVIALGQILLMGTFVIVAPSLFAGAAEVQPEGSDNLTSIVLLAWINIGVFLAPRTLAAIQSIFNVYDAGSAQFVLRIGGFILLALAIYLGVKTMLSKKSVDNA; this is encoded by the coding sequence ATGTTTAAAGTAGCGATGTTATCAATCGCCTTACTATTACAGATTCCGGCGGTTATTTCACCAACACTACCGTTGATTGGGGCTAGTTTCCCAGAACAAAGTCTGGCGCAAATCGAAATGATTAGTACTATTTCAAACTTTGGAATTTTGTTGTTTGTTCTATTGAGCGGATTTGTAATTCGTTATTTAGGAACATACAAGACGATTTTAATTGGATTGATTTTGGCGTTAGTTTCTGGAATCGTGCCAGTGTTTAGTGATAACTACACGGTTATCTTGGTATCACGTTTCTTGTTGGGTGGTGGAATTGGATTGTTCAACGGACTTTCATACAGTTTGATTCTTCGTATCTACACTGGGGACACACAGAAGCAATTGCTTGGCTTCCAAGGAGCCGCAGCCACATTGGGAATGACAGCGTTAACATTCGTTGTTGGTGGTTTGGTTGGATTTGGTTGGCACACGGTATTCTGGGTATACCTAATTGCGCTACTACCATTAGTTTTGATCTTGATCTTCGGACCACAAATTGGTCGCTTGGCCGATGCGGCTGAAGGGGTTGATGAACAACCTAAGGTCAAGGAAAAGACAAACTTTGGTGTGATGCGTTATGGTATCCAAGCCTTTATCGTCTTTACGTTTTTTGCGGCTACACAATTGAAGATTACAAGTGTCTTGACTGATACTGGGTCTGGTGATGCAGCAGTAGCTGCTTCATTGCTAGGAATTGCAACATTAGTTGGAATCTTGGTTTCAATTGCTTACGGGTCAATTTACAAGCTTTTCAAGCGTTACACGATGACTGCTGGTTTGATTGGAATGGGAATTGGTTTAGTTCTGATCTCAGTTGGTACTAGTTTGCCAGTGATTGCCCTAGGACAAATCTTGTTGATGGGAACATTTGTTATCGTTGCACCAAGTTTGTTTGCAGGAGCGGCTGAAGTACAACCAGAAGGATCTGACAACTTAACATCTATCGTATTGCTTGCCTGGATTAACATTGGTGTATTCTTGGCGCCACGTACATTGGCTGCTATTCAAAGCATCTTTAATGTATACGATGCGGGTTCAGCCCAATTCGTCCTACGAATTGGTGGTTTCATCTTACTAGCGTTGGCAATTTACCTTGGCGTAAAAACAATGCTGTCTAAGAAGTCTGTAGATAACGCATAA
- a CDS encoding ROK family protein, which yields MSLDYLAIDIGGTNLKYGIVNRAGTLIEKHTTPTNEESLDAFVAQLKGIADEFKDRIKGVGISVPGKVDQNDGGTIHGGGVLQFLDEVNLPRLLDLDIPVAVENDGKSAALAELWLGTLNGVKDGAALVLGTGVGGGLIINGELYTGGHFQAGEVSLGSQSTSMTTESLVGRIGSAVMMVERVATALDLPDKHDGLAVFEAINAHDPVAWPIFEAYAEEIGLIIHNIQAIMDLDRFVIGGGISAQPIVVETINEAYMRIFNTHFAIRTTLTPPEILPSRFKNDANMYGAVYRLLLEVNQEV from the coding sequence ATGAGTTTGGATTATCTAGCAATTGATATCGGTGGGACTAACCTTAAATACGGAATTGTTAATCGTGCGGGAACATTAATTGAAAAGCACACAACGCCAACTAATGAAGAAAGTTTAGATGCATTTGTTGCCCAATTAAAGGGTATTGCAGATGAATTTAAGGATCGTATCAAAGGAGTTGGAATCAGTGTCCCAGGTAAGGTCGATCAAAACGATGGTGGAACAATTCACGGTGGTGGAGTTTTGCAATTCCTTGATGAAGTGAATCTACCAAGACTGCTTGACCTAGACATCCCCGTCGCAGTTGAAAACGATGGAAAGTCAGCGGCATTAGCTGAACTTTGGCTAGGAACTTTGAATGGCGTTAAAGATGGCGCTGCCTTAGTACTTGGAACTGGTGTTGGTGGAGGTTTGATCATCAATGGTGAACTATATACGGGTGGTCATTTCCAAGCTGGTGAAGTAAGTCTAGGGTCTCAAAGTACGTCAATGACCACAGAATCATTGGTTGGCCGTATTGGGAGTGCGGTTATGATGGTTGAACGTGTGGCAACGGCGTTGGATCTACCTGACAAGCATGATGGTTTGGCCGTATTTGAAGCTATCAATGCGCATGATCCAGTGGCTTGGCCAATCTTTGAAGCTTACGCTGAGGAAATTGGTTTGATTATCCACAATATTCAAGCCATTATGGATTTGGATCGTTTCGTTATCGGTGGTGGTATTTCTGCCCAACCGATTGTGGTTGAAACAATCAATGAAGCGTACATGCGAATTTTCAATACACATTTCGCTATTCGTACGACACTAACACCACCAGAAATTTTGCCTAGTCGTTTTAAGAACGATGCCAATATGTATGGGGCGGTCTATCGTCTATTGTTAGAAGTGAATCAAGAAGTGTAA
- a CDS encoding glycoside hydrolase family 1 protein, whose product MTYQKQVPTGFPSDFLWGGATAANQIEGGWNVDGKGISTAEVIPKAEGRKSNLGSVTLESIQKAIEDPTDENYPKRRGVDFYDRYEEDIALLAELGLKAFRFSIGWARIFPEGTELEPNEAGLAFYDRIFDLLEKYNIEPVVTLSHYEMPINLTLKYNGWLSRETIEHFTRFSETVFKRYQNRVKYWMTFNEINTAQWGFHTTGAVDSHLSPDEQLQVRYQSVHHQFVASAIAVKQIHALNPDAQIGMMLARMQTYPLTPKPEDVRAAQKSDQLNLFFADVQVRGEYPNYMNRYFAEHNVNIEFAPEDEALLKEGKVDYLSFSYYSSSTTSVTKEDVTDANMAVAGVNSYLKASEWGWQMDPIGLRVTLNILWDRYEVPLFIVENGLGAVDELTDDKQVHDDYRIDYLRQHVQQMEEAIKDGVNLIGYTMWAPIDIISFSTSEMSKRYGFIYVDQDDEGNGTLDRYKKDSYFWYQKVIASNGKEV is encoded by the coding sequence ATGACTTATCAAAAGCAAGTACCAACTGGTTTTCCATCTGATTTTCTATGGGGTGGTGCAACAGCGGCCAACCAAATTGAAGGTGGCTGGAATGTTGATGGCAAAGGAATTAGTACTGCGGAAGTAATTCCTAAAGCGGAAGGACGTAAGTCTAATCTAGGTAGTGTCACTTTGGAATCAATCCAAAAAGCGATTGAAGACCCAACTGATGAAAATTACCCTAAGCGTCGTGGAGTTGATTTCTATGATCGTTACGAAGAAGATATTGCGCTTTTGGCAGAACTTGGTTTGAAGGCATTCCGTTTCTCAATTGGTTGGGCACGTATCTTCCCGGAAGGGACAGAACTAGAACCTAACGAAGCCGGATTAGCTTTCTACGATCGCATTTTCGACTTGTTGGAAAAGTACAACATTGAACCAGTCGTGACTCTGTCTCACTACGAAATGCCAATTAACTTGACACTTAAGTACAATGGTTGGTTGAGTCGTGAAACAATCGAGCACTTCACACGCTTCAGTGAAACAGTCTTCAAGCGTTACCAAAACCGTGTGAAGTACTGGATGACCTTTAACGAAATTAACACAGCGCAATGGGGATTCCACACAACTGGGGCCGTAGATTCACACTTGTCACCAGATGAACAATTGCAAGTACGTTACCAATCAGTGCACCACCAATTTGTGGCGAGTGCGATTGCCGTCAAGCAAATTCACGCCTTGAACCCAGATGCACAAATCGGAATGATGTTGGCTCGTATGCAAACATACCCACTAACACCTAAGCCAGAAGATGTGCGTGCCGCCCAAAAGAGTGATCAATTGAACTTGTTCTTTGCAGATGTTCAAGTACGTGGAGAATACCCTAACTACATGAACCGTTACTTTGCAGAACACAATGTGAATATTGAATTCGCGCCAGAAGATGAAGCGCTATTGAAGGAAGGTAAGGTTGATTACCTAAGCTTTAGTTACTACAGCTCAAGTACAACGAGTGTGACTAAGGAAGACGTTACAGACGCTAATATGGCGGTTGCTGGGGTTAACTCATACTTGAAGGCATCTGAATGGGGATGGCAAATGGATCCGATCGGCTTGCGTGTCACTTTGAACATCTTGTGGGATCGTTATGAAGTGCCATTGTTTATCGTTGAAAACGGTTTGGGTGCCGTTGACGAATTAACTGACGACAAGCAAGTGCATGATGATTACCGTATTGACTACTTGCGTCAACACGTGCAACAAATGGAAGAAGCGATTAAGGATGGTGTTAACTTGATTGGATACACAATGTGGGCCCCAATCGACATCATTAGTTTCAGTACATCAGAAATGAGTAAGCGTTATGGTTTCATTTACGTTGATCAAGATGATGAAGGAAATGGAACGCTTGATCGTTACAAGAAGGATTCATACTTCTGGTACCAAAAGGTGATTGCCTCTAACGGAAAAGAAGTGTAA
- a CDS encoding collagen binding domain-containing protein gives MKIKKMIMLAAVGMSSLAAPVNGIASSQVVSTADQRIVKKISYTTQNNADARKDENVKIRVDFSEDFRNHQIKPGDKLVFTLPTQLKGVNKTIPLEQDQKGIFGSVVITNGQAVLEFNEKVKAYDHIHGFFEIGTRVIADITPGSSVQVPMNLGTSVHVQSLKITNPVGGDNPNPLSYKVGTQDIDDPEHIKWFINLNSTNARIQSDMVITDTVGKGHKLEMDLLRFHDGHFTEKNYKQAVVDGDMTVDYINETGFKLTIKQSKAGGTLKYTTKIDANAHKQKEMPNYFKVQANAEGHRESVWEGNRSVKNILALEGGIDGDQEEHHATDGIQDMPEENVDDIKDVEEGHVNGSNVKDETNKLDNTKPRVENGVNVQEETLPEENVEGIKDIEEGIVTESDIQDETHKSEKLPLIENNGDVIEEITPEEQLEIIEEIIEEHTDVNEIGDETHKVEELPLIENNGEEVEEVTPEEQLEIIEEIIEEHTDVNEIKDETNKIEDNTPWIEHHIDVIEEVVPVEEVEIIDPMKPAPKHNVKPTPTPDVKPMPAPKPDVKPTPAPKQEVKPTPENKVVDTKKKSELPNTGYKNDNILIWFGLVALLAAAAWLFKKSKTRK, from the coding sequence ATGAAGATTAAAAAAATGATTATGTTGGCTGCGGTAGGGATGAGTTCTCTTGCTGCGCCAGTTAATGGTATAGCTAGTTCTCAAGTTGTTAGTACTGCTGATCAACGCATTGTAAAGAAGATTTCTTACACAACCCAAAACAATGCGGATGCTCGTAAGGATGAAAACGTTAAAATTCGCGTTGACTTCAGTGAAGACTTCCGTAACCACCAAATTAAGCCGGGTGATAAGCTGGTATTTACATTACCAACCCAGCTTAAGGGTGTTAATAAGACAATTCCGTTGGAACAAGACCAAAAAGGGATTTTTGGGTCTGTTGTGATTACGAATGGACAAGCTGTTCTTGAATTTAATGAAAAAGTGAAGGCGTACGATCACATTCATGGGTTCTTTGAAATTGGAACACGTGTTATTGCAGATATCACGCCAGGTTCAAGCGTACAAGTACCGATGAACTTAGGAACATCTGTACACGTACAAAGCTTGAAGATTACGAATCCGGTTGGAGGGGACAACCCGAATCCGCTTAGCTACAAGGTTGGAACGCAAGACATTGATGATCCAGAGCACATCAAGTGGTTCATTAATTTGAATTCAACCAATGCGCGTATCCAATCTGACATGGTCATTACTGACACTGTTGGTAAGGGACATAAGTTGGAAATGGATTTATTGCGATTCCACGATGGTCATTTCACAGAAAAGAATTACAAGCAAGCTGTTGTAGATGGTGATATGACAGTTGACTACATCAATGAAACTGGATTTAAGCTAACGATCAAGCAATCAAAGGCTGGTGGGACACTTAAGTACACCACTAAGATTGATGCTAACGCACATAAGCAAAAGGAAATGCCAAACTACTTTAAGGTTCAAGCTAACGCCGAAGGACACCGTGAAAGTGTTTGGGAAGGTAACCGCTCAGTGAAGAACATCCTAGCGCTTGAGGGTGGTATTGATGGTGATCAAGAAGAACACCACGCTACTGACGGTATACAAGATATGCCTGAAGAAAACGTTGATGATATTAAAGACGTTGAAGAAGGACATGTTAATGGATCAAACGTTAAGGATGAAACAAACAAGCTAGACAACACAAAACCACGTGTTGAAAACGGCGTTAACGTTCAAGAAGAAACATTGCCTGAAGAAAACGTTGAAGGCATCAAGGATATTGAAGAAGGTATCGTTACTGAGTCTGATATCCAAGACGAAACTCACAAGTCTGAAAAATTGCCATTGATTGAAAACAATGGTGACGTTATCGAAGAAATCACACCAGAAGAACAATTGGAAATCATCGAAGAAATTATTGAAGAACACACTGATGTGAACGAAATCGGAGATGAAACACATAAGGTCGAAGAATTACCATTGATTGAAAACAATGGTGAAGAAGTCGAAGAAGTCACGCCAGAAGAACAATTGGAAATCATTGAAGAAATTATCGAAGAACATACTGATGTGAACGAAATCAAAGATGAAACAAACAAGATTGAAGACAACACACCTTGGATTGAACATCACATTGATGTAATTGAAGAAGTTGTCCCTGTCGAAGAAGTCGAAATTATTGATCCAATGAAGCCAGCGCCAAAGCATAACGTAAAGCCAACACCAACACCAGATGTTAAGCCAATGCCAGCGCCGAAGCCTGACGTAAAGCCAACCCCGGCACCAAAGCAAGAGGTTAAGCCTACTCCAGAAAACAAGGTAGTAGATACTAAGAAGAAGTCTGAATTACCAAACACAGGATACAAGAACGATAACATTCTAATCTGGTTTGGATTAGTAGCACTACTTGCTGCAGCCGCTTGGTTGTTCAAGAAGTCAAAGACACGTAAGTAA
- a CDS encoding amidohydrolase family protein: MKKIDGHLHLVRSIAGFNANGRLNPLGKGRAVWDTGEELQLIPEGYGDEAFLVEDAIKLMATGGVERAVLLQGSLNGYQNAYTYQVTQSYPERFVGAFAIDPYTHNVEQIVKHHVEDLGFRIMKLEMSEGGGLQGYHEAFNLAEMSVLQNVFAYLATYEGVTVVVDYGDGDQTSHQPESIVKLAELYPKMTFVVAHLSFPHVDQLEELQETLELFKPFNNIYLDLSAIQDIDDDTEYPFPKSQKVVQLAVDIVGSEKLIWGSDAPLSATFNPYESLANWLEDSGLFTKKQLEDMYFNTAETVYFKR, from the coding sequence ATGAAAAAGATTGATGGACATCTACATTTAGTACGTAGTATTGCAGGGTTTAACGCAAATGGTCGTTTAAATCCACTAGGAAAAGGACGTGCTGTATGGGATACCGGCGAAGAACTCCAATTGATTCCTGAAGGATATGGGGATGAGGCGTTTCTTGTGGAGGATGCAATCAAGTTAATGGCAACGGGTGGCGTTGAACGTGCTGTCTTGCTGCAAGGATCGTTAAATGGGTATCAGAATGCGTATACGTATCAGGTGACACAGTCCTACCCAGAGCGCTTCGTAGGGGCCTTTGCGATTGATCCATATACTCATAACGTTGAACAAATCGTTAAGCATCACGTTGAAGATCTAGGTTTTCGTATCATGAAGTTAGAGATGAGTGAGGGTGGTGGGTTACAAGGTTATCATGAAGCTTTCAATCTAGCAGAAATGTCAGTTCTCCAAAATGTGTTTGCGTATTTAGCAACTTATGAGGGCGTAACGGTGGTTGTGGATTATGGGGATGGTGATCAAACAAGCCATCAACCAGAAAGCATCGTTAAATTAGCGGAACTTTATCCAAAGATGACATTTGTGGTGGCACATTTATCGTTTCCACATGTCGACCAATTAGAGGAATTACAAGAAACGTTGGAGTTGTTTAAGCCATTTAACAATATTTATTTAGATTTATCTGCTATTCAAGACATCGATGATGATACTGAGTATCCATTTCCAAAATCGCAAAAAGTTGTTCAATTAGCCGTCGATATTGTGGGTTCTGAAAAGTTGATATGGGGTTCTGATGCACCATTATCAGCCACTTTTAACCCATATGAATCCTTAGCAAATTGGTTAGAAGATAGTGGACTTTTTACAAAAAAACAATTAGAAGATATGTATTTCAACACTGCTGAAACAGTATATTTTAAGCGTTAA